In Candidatus Binatia bacterium, one DNA window encodes the following:
- the ptsP gene encoding phosphoenolpyruvate--protein phosphotransferase — protein sequence MDAAKETSPQREPRRRHGLRLLEDIGAIVTHASDLRASVHAIVETVAEHLAMEVCSLYVYDQAKQTLILWATTGLDPSSVGRITMGVEEGLTGMVIQNMEPVMAIDAMAHPRYKYFPETGEERYHSFLGVPVVEQRQPVGVLIVQTTRRRRFTRDEVRLLKAIAVPVAGILAQTRLRARLETKEEERLAYQQQMVAAIDRLRHYETEAPHRPSVRAIGHARLVGLGASPGFGIGRAHVADSGININDLPKERKNPPKREMLRVRTAVGRAIKDLERTKERVRATVPEIDAAIFDAQKLMLQDQTFLTRIENLIGDGLSAEAALQQTANEFVEQFAGLKDAYLRDRAADIKDIGQRVLRHLLGVSERQRPVTSGIVLVAAGVSLSDLAMVEQQHLKGLVLASGGVTSHASILAKSLEIPTVVGAERAEEVIREGDQLIVDGNAGVVYVNPTAEILREFDRLEREYRAFNRGLETLRDLPAETVDGHRVHLCANIGLLGDMHLALLHGAEGIGLYRTEVPFLSHRDFLTEEEQVELYRRVVTGMGGKPVTIRTLDLGADKYPPYLNIPREDNPFLGWRSIRISLELPDIFKAQLRAILRAAAAGPVRIMFPMISSLEEIRRVKDLLAEAQEELRETGEPAPHIPIGMMVEVPSAVTLADHLVREVDFISVGTNDLIQYVLAVDRNNRKVASLYEPLHPAVIQMIATAVRAAKEAGKPASICGEMAADPVCTLLLVGLGFDDLSMGPFFIPVIKRLIRAMTFETARSLAEEVVTMPTIKEVKSRIFEAMRELGLIDIMEMYH from the coding sequence ATGGATGCCGCCAAGGAAACGTCGCCACAGCGCGAACCGCGTCGCCGCCATGGCCTCCGGCTGCTGGAAGACATCGGCGCCATTGTCACGCACGCGTCGGACCTGCGTGCGAGCGTCCATGCGATTGTCGAAACGGTGGCCGAGCACCTGGCCATGGAGGTGTGCTCGCTCTACGTCTACGACCAGGCCAAGCAGACGCTGATCCTCTGGGCCACCACCGGCCTCGATCCGAGCTCGGTGGGCAGGATCACCATGGGCGTGGAGGAGGGGCTGACGGGGATGGTCATCCAGAACATGGAACCGGTGATGGCAATCGACGCCATGGCCCACCCCCGGTACAAATACTTCCCGGAAACCGGAGAGGAGCGGTACCACTCGTTTCTTGGAGTCCCGGTGGTCGAACAGCGCCAACCGGTTGGGGTTTTGATCGTCCAGACAACGCGCCGGCGCCGGTTCACACGCGACGAAGTCCGCCTGCTGAAAGCCATTGCCGTCCCCGTAGCCGGCATTCTGGCACAAACCCGGCTGCGGGCTCGCCTGGAGACCAAGGAAGAAGAGCGCCTAGCGTACCAACAGCAAATGGTGGCCGCCATCGATCGTCTCCGACATTACGAGACGGAGGCACCCCATCGGCCGTCTGTCCGCGCCATCGGACATGCACGCCTGGTCGGCCTCGGAGCCTCACCCGGCTTCGGCATCGGCCGGGCACATGTGGCGGATTCCGGCATCAACATCAACGACCTCCCCAAGGAAAGAAAGAATCCACCCAAGCGAGAAATGCTTCGGGTACGGACCGCCGTCGGGCGAGCGATCAAGGATCTCGAACGCACCAAGGAGCGGGTTCGCGCCACGGTTCCCGAGATCGATGCCGCCATCTTTGATGCCCAGAAACTCATGCTTCAGGACCAGACTTTTCTGACGCGCATCGAGAACCTGATTGGCGACGGTTTGAGCGCTGAAGCGGCTTTGCAGCAAACGGCAAATGAGTTTGTGGAGCAGTTCGCGGGTCTGAAAGACGCGTACCTGCGGGATCGCGCCGCCGACATCAAAGACATCGGCCAACGCGTGCTGCGCCATCTGCTCGGCGTCAGCGAGCGCCAGCGGCCGGTGACCAGCGGCATCGTGTTGGTTGCCGCCGGCGTGTCGTTGTCGGACCTGGCCATGGTGGAGCAGCAGCACCTGAAAGGCCTCGTGCTGGCCAGCGGCGGGGTGACGTCCCATGCCTCCATTTTGGCCAAGTCCCTCGAGATTCCGACCGTCGTGGGCGCCGAACGTGCTGAAGAGGTAATCCGCGAGGGGGACCAGCTCATCGTCGACGGCAACGCCGGAGTGGTGTACGTCAATCCCACCGCGGAAATCTTGCGGGAGTTCGATCGACTGGAGCGCGAGTATCGAGCCTTCAACCGGGGGCTCGAAACCTTACGGGATCTGCCAGCGGAAACCGTCGATGGCCACCGGGTTCACCTGTGCGCCAACATCGGACTGCTGGGCGACATGCACCTGGCGTTGCTCCACGGCGCCGAAGGAATCGGGCTCTACCGTACCGAGGTGCCATTCCTCTCCCACAGGGACTTCTTGACGGAAGAGGAGCAGGTCGAACTCTACCGGCGGGTGGTCACGGGCATGGGGGGCAAGCCGGTCACCATCCGCACGCTCGATCTCGGTGCCGACAAGTACCCGCCTTACCTCAACATCCCTCGCGAGGACAACCCATTTCTCGGCTGGCGGTCGATCCGCATCTCGCTGGAGCTGCCGGACATCTTCAAGGCTCAGCTGCGTGCCATCCTGCGCGCGGCGGCCGCCGGACCGGTACGCATCATGTTTCCCATGATTTCGAGCCTCGAAGAGATCCGCCGGGTGAAGGATCTACTGGCAGAAGCGCAAGAGGAGCTTCGAGAGACCGGCGAACCTGCCCCGCACATTCCCATCGGCATGATGGTCGAAGTGCCCTCGGCCGTGACTTTGGCCGACCACCTCGTTCGAGAAGTCGATTTCATCAGCGTCGGAACCAACGATTTGATCCAGTATGTGCTCGCCGTGGATCGCAACAACCGCAAAGTCGCCTCGCTTTACGAACCGCTGCATCCCGCGGTCATCCAAATGATTGCCACGGCGGTCCGGGCTGCAAAGGAGGCCGGAAAGCCGGCGTCGATCTGCGGAGAAATGGCCGCCGACCCCGTGTGTACGCTGCTGCTGGTGGGGTTGGGATTCGATGATCTGAGCATGGGGCCGTTTTTCATCCCCGTGATCAAGCGGCTGATCCGCGCCATGACCTTTGAGACGGCACGGAGCTTGGCGGAGGAGGTCGTCACCATGCCCACCATTAAGGAGGTCAAGAGCCGTATCTTCGAAGCCATGCGCGAGTTGGGCTTGATCGACATCATGGAGATGTATCACTAG